From Erigeron canadensis isolate Cc75 chromosome 5, C_canadensis_v1, whole genome shotgun sequence:
CTGGAACTAAACAGCTACACCTTCATCCAAAAACAGTAATTGCCAAATTCAACTTTCCTGTCAAACACAAAAAGACGGTTGTTATTGAAGCCAGAAGCTACACCTTTATTATAAGGAAAACAAAATCAACCACTGTAAGCATCCTATGCAAAAAGGACTTTGGCAAGTGAAATCCATGGTAACACAGAGTTCACCTTTCTCTGCATTGAAGATTACTTGAACATAGCCATAAAAGCCATTGCCTCATGACACAACAAAAGGTCTTCCAAATGATCAtcttcatcataatcatcatcagaatcatcattGTTAAAGCCACGGTAGAAAGGACCATCATAACTATCAAAATATATCTGAGACTCAGAAGTAACATCACATGGTTCGTCAACATTTTCTTCATAATATTTGAAGCCTACAAGAGAATCATCAGGAAGCTTTAGATGTTTGATCTGTTCAGAACATCTTTTTCCAAGGTCTCCCTTAAAATCAATGTAGAAACACTGACGTAAGTCAAGTGATTCAAGGAGACGACAACCATCAAGAATCGCCTTTAACCCAGTATCCGTCATGGAATTTCCAATGAGTTCAAGATGCCTTAAAATAGGCAGGGTTTTCCCAATCGCTACAGTTAAAGCATTCCTCTCACTCATGTACTTCTCATCATTAACATGATCATCACAGTATACATACGGTTTTATATTAACTTTGAGCGCTTTTAGCAGGGGACAGTAGCGGCCAGCTTCTTCGATCTCTTTGTCTGAGATTCCTGTTTCAAAGAGGCTAAGTTCCTCCAAAAATGATAACTTCTTCAAAGATTCACCCCAGGCTCCATACATGTCTCCAAAGCAATAGATAACTTCAAGACGTCTAAGCTGAGTTGATCTGCCAGAGAAACAAGGAAAAATAGAAAGTCAGCATCATTCCATTGTCAAACTTGGGAATGCTATATTTCAATCTAACAGTATCAGATTATGCACAGGTTTACCAGTTATTTTAGGGATCTACAGAAAAGAAGCTGCATGTTAAAAATCAAATGCAGATAGAGTTTATTTAGGGGTGTTGGATTAAAAATTAAGCAGGTCATGTGGAATTACATAAAGGGTTCTTTTCTGCCAACACTTACTGTAGTCTTTGATGATAAGTATGATAGAGGATGATGTGAGTCGCTGTCTAGATAAAAATGGGTTTAGAGTATATTACCAGCTACCAAATTAGACTTAATCAGCTGAAGTTATCTTCATCCCTGAGCAACTGCAGTGCATATGGAGCAAATGGCCTATGGCtgcttaaataataaatattacacGCGTGTGATTTAACTATGAAAAGTGGGCCGGTGTTACCTATGTGTTGTATCCCTTACTTCTTTAAAACCAATCAGACACAGGCTCTGGAACTCATTGACCAAACATCACAGATCATATGCTTAGGTCTGATCGTGTGCACTGGGTCTATGGAATGCTGAAGTGCAGATTTCATTTTATGGACCCAAGTGGCAAGGACAATTATATTCAGTTATAATATAGTTTACTAATCCAGGGCTGTATTTTGTGTTTCATGACCCAGCGCACTGGTTTTCAAAAGTGGTTAATGCCTAACATAGCTTCGAACATAAGTCTATcattatcaaaataatatatgtaaactTAGTTCATTTGATCAGCGTATAAGCAGccaaactttaaacaaaaaacaattaaagAATCAACTTTCATATCATGGGAAATCAGCCGCGCAGAAACTACAGTTTATTCATCAACTTCCAGTACAATAAAAAGCATATTTTGAGTGTTATTGTAAGTACtacaaaacttaaaaatagAATAAGGTGTTCGCGTACCTATCAGCAATATACTCAAGAAGTTTACCATCGGAAAAGCCACCGATAGAGAGATCAACCATCTGGCCTTGGCTTCTAAAGACAACATGCCTACATATATTCCGACATGCAATCAGTCCACATGCGTCTGGAGGATTATCCATAGAAACGACCCTCCACACAGCGGGCTCTTTACAGATTCAAGGCCAAGTAGTACACACTTTTTGGGCATTCTGAAGTATGTCAAAAACACCAACTCTAGAGAGTATATTTTCCATCACATCTGACGGAAGATCCAACCAGTTCCTTTTTGTCGCTTGCTTCTCCACCTGCCATGGCTGCTTTGGTTTTGATGCAAATGGCTTTGTTACTTTAGCATGCACAAAAGGAAAACAAATGTATGTTACACCAAAACCTTTACATTTACAATTTTACGTACATATACAATAATAGGAAAAAATTTGATAGAGAAAACCCCTACCAAAATGACCAAAAGAACAATTTTGTACCACACATCCTCTCCATTAACAATAGTTGTTattataattcattcaaaaacttttatctcaagAACCGTACATTGTTAGACGAAAAAAAGTAAGGataatcttaaaattttgtcctCTTTCAGTAAAGATGCGACTCAAtatacttttgagttttgacgactttttagtcttcgttttttttttgtacttgGATATTTACACAAGTAAATTACTTAAATATTATATCTACACATCAATGACGGCTAAAggcggagccatggtggccaaggggGAGCTCGTCAGTTCATGGCGaagccatagcggctaaggtTGGAGCTCTTCTAGTTAATCACCCCATCAccccttatgacctatcacccccaccagctatCCATTCTTTCGGACTATTTAAAAGAGGGGTTCTCAATCTAACCCACTTCTTAATTATGTACATATATAACTATGTACATATATAacgagaaaagtgaatatggggttgtTACACACCTAACTTGGAGgaaaaactcctcacatactaattttttaatattttgaataaataattgGGCCCCATGTTTTgttatcatatttatatttaataaaattgaagaCCATCAATCTACATGATGCAACTTGTAACGAACTACAAATAAAAAGAGGCATAGAAGTAATGTAGCATAGTGAAGTAATTAAGTGAGAACCAAAATAATGGTGAGAATCGTGGGAACCACTAAAAACCATCTCTAAGGCTTAGCCCTTATAATTAAGGGTTACGTCCGTACCGGATCGGTGAATAGTgagtttttatgtataaaataatagtttttgaaattatatgtaagaacaaaaataaaaatatatataaaactttaaacttaaatataacataatttttcACCTTAAACATAATTGTCTAAGAACACTAGCATAAttgattaaaacttttaaaaaattttgttgACTAGATCCGATACAACCGAgtcttgaccaagttgacccaagTCTGGAACTCTGACTGATTTTTAGACCGGATATGACAAAGTCGAATCGGCTATCGGTCGATACACGATCCGACTTGGCTGTATCGGTCAAGTTTCACGACACTAATTGAAAGTGTATTAAACATTATGATACTAGCACATACTGTatttgataactttttttttgggtaTATTTGatctaaaaaacttttattacataaatccatatttttattacataaatccctaaaccctaaaacccttTCGTTACATAAATCTCATTTATTCATAGACGTCAATGGTAAAAACTGTCTACTTACTAAAAACGTTCTTTAAAGTcttatcaaatttatttattttgtgtaaATCACAATGTAAGATAATGTATCGAGGCATATAAAGGTACTTGGAGATATAAAACTTTAGTTTTATACTATGCACCCCAAAATTTGAGATTATAACATTTATATGTGTTTAGTCCGGTTATTGAATTTTGGGTGGtcatatgtatttaattttcacttttggtaAGCTTGAGTTATTGGGTGATATGGTTTCTTATCGAAAGATTTAAATTAAGGATCTATATGGCGAGTAGGCTTTTTAACGCGGGCCAAGTTAAGATTTAAGACAACCCATGCTGAATTTTTTACATTCACGAGTAATTCAtgccttttagaaaaaaaacattagtagtcaaaaagaaaatgattgatcCTCCAAAAACTTTAATCTAAAATTTCTCTTAAATCCAATAATATTAAAGATATGTAATCCACTAGTTATCTTTTTTTCATCTCcccttataattttttatataattagaaaGATTATTAGGTTAATGAATTAAAAAGATCCATTattactcattaaaaaaaatatccaatattataCTTTAATGAAGTCTTTTTTGTTCACAAATAGCTAAACAAAATCACAATTCACAACACTAAGCTTGTGATTTTCTTTTTGTGTTGCTTGTTGACCAAATCGCAAGTTTTGGCATGTGTAGTTATGTTGATATAAACCGGCCAATCACACCTTGCGATTCGTTTTCCTTTCTCCATTATTTTCTAATCATATACTTATTGTCTGATACTTATGTCAATTAGGTTACGTCACGTTTTCAAACTCTATGAACAACTTTTTCTAATTGGAAAAATAAGACGCATAGATATAAAACTTGGTCATacagataaaaatatatacaatcatTAATAGTGATTATGATGATAGCAAATGatactaaataaaatacttgtttaGGTTGCGATGCGAATGCGACTATGTATGGTTGGTCTATAATAATCTATATGAACCATTTTCGAGAAATAATTACATTAGTTAATCCAGATTTCAATTTGATAGACTAACCACTTCTAGTCTTCAAATGCAAAAGTGTTACGTACATTACAATAGTTGaaaattttgtataatttttagaTCATTTATAGAGGTCTTGGTGTGATTCATCCAATGAAAAGGTCCATATTTCTTTGACAATCATCAATACTATTCTACCAATCATTTCCATCCTCATGTACTTCGACCCATATATATTTCTTACTTTAGAATTCGAAATGACACAACAGTTGCCACCTTGACTCAGCTCGTGATAATTGTCTTTGATAGATGAGGGCTACTTGTGTGGACTCAAGTTTCCTGTCGACTTAAAAAATACACGGTCTTAATTACTAGCctaactctatatatatatattgatcaaataatgaatccaatatatatatatatatata
This genomic window contains:
- the LOC122601661 gene encoding putative F-box/LRR-repeat protein 23; this translates as MDNPPDACGLIACRNICRHVVFRSQGQMVDLSIGGFSDGKLLEYIADRSTQLRRLEVIYCFGDMYGAWGESLKKLSFLEELSLFETGISDKEIEEAGRYCPLLKALKVNIKPYVYCDDHVNDEKYMSERNALTVAIGKTLPILRHLELIGNSMTDTGLKAILDGCRLLESLDLRQLQIL